The region GTTAAGCAATTCCCAAAAGTATTAGCTAATGATCATGTTAATTTTTTTGTAAAAAAGGGAGAGGTCCACTCAATTATTGGTGAAAACGGTGCAGGAAAATCTACATTAATGAATCAATTATATGGTTTATACACACCAACTTCAGGAGATATTTATATCTTGGGTGAAAAAAAGGTATTTAAAGGACCTGGTGATGCTATTAGAAGCGGTATTGGTATGGTCCACCAACATTTTATGCTGGTAGATACTTTAACTGTTGCCGAAAATATTGTATTGGGTTCAGAACCTAAAACTGGAATGATTTTTGATCTTAAAAGAGCTAGAAAAGAAGTTAAAGAACTTTCTGAAAAGTATGGATTATTTGTTGATGTTGATGCAAAAATTGAAGATATTCCTGTTGGAATGCAACAAAGAGTTGAAATTTTAAAAACTATTTATAGAGGTGCAGAAATACTTATATTAGACGAACCTACAGCTGTTTTAACTCCACAAGAAACTGAAGAATTATTTGGAATTATTAGAAAATTAAAAGAAGATGGTAAAACTATTATTTTCATTTCCCATAAACTTCATGAAGTTATGGAGATAAGTGATAATATTACTGTTATGAGATTAGGGAAAGTCACCGGTAATGTTGCTGCAAAAGATACAAATGCTAGGGAACTTGCAAATATGATGGTTGGTAGAGAAGTTGTATTGAGAATTGAGAAAAAAGAAAAGACTCCTGGTAATGTTGCTGTAGAAGTTGAAAATTTATGGGTTAAAGATAATAGAAATCTTGAAGCTGTAAAAGGTATTAGTTTTAAAATAAGAAAAGGCGAAGTTTTAGGTGTTGCTGGTGTTGCTGGTAATGGGCAAACTGAATTAGTTGAAGCTTTAACAGGTTTAAGAAAAATAGAAAAAGGTAAATATATATATAATGGTGAGGATGTTACGAAAAAAACTGTTAGAGAGTTGAGAGAAAGAAATATTGGTCATATCCCAGAAGACAGATATAAATATGCTATGGTAAAGGAATTTCCAAATTATTATAATTTAATTTTAGGAAAACATTATAAAGAGCCTTTTGCTAAAAATGGTTTCTTAAATCATAAAGTAATTAATAAAAATGCGGATATTTTAATAAAAAGGTTTGATGTTAGACCACCGGATGGAACAATACCAACTGGAAATTTATCTGGAGGAAATCAACAAAAAGTTGTTATTGCGAGAGAAGTTAGTTTTAATCCTGAATTTATCGTTATTGCCCAGCCTACCAGAGGGTTGGATGTTGGTGCTATTGAATATGTTCATAAGGAAATTTTAAATCTTAGAGATAAAGATGTTGCTGTATTGTTAGTTTCTATGGAATTAGAAGAAGTATTATCTCTTTCTGATAGAATCATTGTTATGTATGAAGGTGAAATTATGGGTGAAGTTAAACCTGAAGAAGTTACAATTGAAGAGTTGGGTTTAATGATGGCTGGTCATAAAATTGAAGATATAAAACTTGAAGAAAAGCTGGCACATGGAGGGGATTCAATTGAAAATTAAACTCTCAAAAAAAACTATGAGTATTTTAGTTCCTGTAACAGCAGTAATCATTGCTTTATTTATTGCAGCAATTGTTATATTATTAATAGGTAAAAATCCAATAGCTGCATATTGGGTTATGTTACAAGGAGCTTTTGGTGGAAAAGCTGCATGGGCTGCAAATATTTCTAAAATGATGTCACTTGTTTTAACTGGGTTGGCTGTTGGATTTGGATTTAGAGCAGGAATATTTAATATTGGTGCTGAAGGACAATTGATGATGGGTGCAATTTTTGCTACATTTGTAGGAATAAATTTAGGTAATGTTTCTCCCGCATTTGCTATACCTATCACTATGTTAGCCGGAATTTTAGGCGGAGCATTTTGGGCTTCTATTGCTGGATATTTAAAAGCAATGACTGGAGCTCATGAAGTTATTACAACAATAATGCTTAACTGGATTGCTGTATATTTAACTAATTATTTTGTAGTTGGTCCTTTGGCTGTTGGTCAAGGTGTTCCAAAATCTCCTGAAATAGCTCAAAGTGCTCAATTACCACCATTAATGACTGTTCAAGCAAATACTTTACCCTCTGGAATAATTGTTTCAATAATTGCTGCAATTTTAGTTTATATACTATTAGAAAAAACTACAACTGGATATGAAGTTAAAGCTGTTGGTTTTAATCCATATGCTGCTGAAGCTGGTGCTATATCATTAAGTAAAAATATAGTTTTAACAATGGCTATTAGTGGGGCTTTAGCTGGTTTAGCTGGTTCTATGGAAGTTATGGCGATTCATCATAGAATTTTTGGTGATTTTAGTGGTGGTAAGGGTTTTGATGGTATATCTATCGCATTAATAGGTCAAAATAATCCTATTGGTATTATTTTTGCTGCATTCTTAATATCTTCATTAAGAACAGGATCTAATGCTATGCAATTCGCAAAAGTTCCTGATGATATAGTTACAATTATTCAAGGTATTATTATCTTCCTTGTAGCAGCTGATAGAATAGTTAGAACCTTAATAATGAAATTTGCTTCTCCTAAAGGTGGTGAATCTAAATGAATGTTTTTGAAGCCATAATATATAGTTTTTCCACACCTATATTTTATAAATTAATGCTTATGAGTGCAACTCCTTTAATTTTTGCTGCATTAGGCGGCGTTTATAGTGAAATTACTGGTGTTACAAATATCGCTTTAGAAGGTATAATGAAGATTGGCGCCTTTACTGCTGTAGTGTTTACTTTTTATACGGGAAATCCCTGGTTAGGACTTTTAGGAGCCATTGTCTCCGGTATAATGTTAGCTTGGTTACATGCTTATGTGTCTATAAGATGGAGCGCTGACCAAATCGTTAGTGCTACTGCCTTAATTCTTATTGCATCAGGTTTGTCTGCTTTTTTAATGGAACCAATTTTTGGTCATTCCGGACAAACA is a window of Marinitoga hydrogenitolerans DSM 16785 DNA encoding:
- a CDS encoding ABC transporter permease, with the translated sequence MEGIQLKIKLSKKTMSILVPVTAVIIALFIAAIVILLIGKNPIAAYWVMLQGAFGGKAAWAANISKMMSLVLTGLAVGFGFRAGIFNIGAEGQLMMGAIFATFVGINLGNVSPAFAIPITMLAGILGGAFWASIAGYLKAMTGAHEVITTIMLNWIAVYLTNYFVVGPLAVGQGVPKSPEIAQSAQLPPLMTVQANTLPSGIIVSIIAAILVYILLEKTTTGYEVKAVGFNPYAAEAGAISLSKNIVLTMAISGALAGLAGSMEVMAIHHRIFGDFSGGKGFDGISIALIGQNNPIGIIFAAFLISSLRTGSNAMQFAKVPDDIVTIIQGIIIFLVAADRIVRTLIMKFASPKGGESK
- a CDS encoding ABC transporter ATP-binding protein translates to MKDIVKQFPKVLANDHVNFFVKKGEVHSIIGENGAGKSTLMNQLYGLYTPTSGDIYILGEKKVFKGPGDAIRSGIGMVHQHFMLVDTLTVAENIVLGSEPKTGMIFDLKRARKEVKELSEKYGLFVDVDAKIEDIPVGMQQRVEILKTIYRGAEILILDEPTAVLTPQETEELFGIIRKLKEDGKTIIFISHKLHEVMEISDNITVMRLGKVTGNVAAKDTNARELANMMVGREVVLRIEKKEKTPGNVAVEVENLWVKDNRNLEAVKGISFKIRKGEVLGVAGVAGNGQTELVEALTGLRKIEKGKYIYNGEDVTKKTVRELRERNIGHIPEDRYKYAMVKEFPNYYNLILGKHYKEPFAKNGFLNHKVINKNADILIKRFDVRPPDGTIPTGNLSGGNQQKVVIAREVSFNPEFIVIAQPTRGLDVGAIEYVHKEILNLRDKDVAVLLVSMELEEVLSLSDRIIVMYEGEIMGEVKPEEVTIEELGLMMAGHKIEDIKLEEKLAHGGDSIEN